A genomic window from Megalobrama amblycephala isolate DHTTF-2021 linkage group LG2, ASM1881202v1, whole genome shotgun sequence includes:
- the ccdc71 gene encoding coiled-coil domain-containing protein 71: protein MNFEEQGMGRVVHSWARFAPAGHTALEEALRVFNPMSKDLSNTERQMMSFLQELRKEGAKPVILRSKDVYGYTSCTTEPISSKIGSKVQKVQKPCKKRGRKGLNKSKDVNYSMLSRAAKDILQNQPKILLTNLSVDRLKQNAASAMLDKHSVQAQQCLKLTNIKGLTGGHTARLQIHFGADSKSSPSFALGRPPDRSGIPHSPTENGSQTSNVVALDNKRVLSCPFKVDDALIGDSAPVVCQNGFGLKDGSIYKKIETVSGKPDVMTSGLDNGSVRRLHFQSFNWSQSTLTNGQDVSRLNGNGLEWKVIKVDDSVTDEEVRRKAQKILQVNLSPVIQIHPLVDSV from the coding sequence ATGAATTTTGAAGAGCAGGGCATGGGGAGGGTAGTCCATTCCTGGGCCAGATTTGCCCCAGCTGGACACACTGCCCTCGAAGAGGCCCTGAGGGTCTTTAACCCCATGTCCAAGGATCTGTCGAACACTGAGAGACAAATGATGTCCTTTCTTCAAGAGCTGAGGAAAGAAGGAGCCAAGCCTGTGATTTTGAGGAGCAAAGATGTGTACGGATACACGTCTTGCACCACAGAGCCAATCTCTTCCAAGATTGGCAGCAAGGTTCAGAAAGTGCAGAAACCTTGCAAGAAGCGAGGACGGAAAGGTTTGAACAAGAGCAAGGATGTGAATTACTCGATGCTCAGTAGAGCAGCAAAGGACATTCTCCAAAACCAACCCAAGATCCTGCTTACCAATCTCTCGGTGGACCGTCTTAAGCAGAATGCTGCATCGGCAATGCTAGATAAACATTCTGTTCAAGCGCAGCAGTGCCTCAAGCTAACAAACATAAAGGGGTTGACCGGAGGCCACACGGCGAGGTTGCAAATTCACTTTGGTGCTGATTCGAAAAGCTCACCCAGTTTTGCTCTGGGACGGCCACCGGATCGCTCTGGAATTCCGCACTCTCCCACGGAAAATGGCAGTCAGACATCGAACGTAGTTGCCTTGGACAACAAACGTGTTTTGTCGTGTCCGTTCAAAGTAGACGATGCCCTTATTGGAGACTCTGCACCAGTAGTCTGTCAAAATGGGTTCGGTCTTAAAGATGGTAGCATTTATAAGAAAATCGAAACGGTATCGGGTAAACCTGATGTGATGACCAGTGGTCTAGACAATGGTTCAGTGAGGAGACTCCATTTCCAAAGCTTCAACTGGTCCCAGTCGACACTCACCAATGGACAAGATGTTTCTAGACTGAATGGCAATGGTCTCGAGTGGAAGGTTATAAAAGTCGACGATTCGGTCACAGACGAGGAGGTTAGGAGGAAGGCACAGAAAATCTTGCAAGTTAACTTGTCGCCTGTGATACAGATCCATCCCCTTGTTGACTCTGTATAG